From a single Rhodococcus qingshengii JCM 15477 genomic region:
- a CDS encoding MFS transporter produces the protein MTAQLERTETRSLIQGRVLVFAAIAMSALVLRLAVTSFSPLAAEIRDEIGFSASIVGVFGMVPTAMFAIFGLVTPAIAKCIGLERTALVAMLMAGVGMLLRAMMSQTWSLLALSALALAGMGIGNVVIPPLVKRYFSDRLATMSSVYIVAVQIGTIVPAFVAVPVADAFGWRFSIGWWSAFGFAAAVPWLITLARSRKARANEAGSVENASDSVAAVAEQPRGQVWRSPVAWGMAGMFGMTSLITYSMFTWIPSILRDAGASDAFGGTMVGMFSVIGLVAAFGAPTLCARMANPFPVVIACAVCYLVGMGGLYFAPMAAPVVWVVVLGLGPSTFPMSLTLINLRTRSHIGSSALSGFTQGIGYSVACLGPLLFGVFHDVSGGYAAPFGLLVVAVIVVLLGAYQACKPRMLEDSWHAPAKN, from the coding sequence GTGACTGCTCAACTGGAGAGAACCGAAACCCGCTCGTTGATACAAGGCCGTGTGCTCGTCTTCGCTGCGATTGCGATGTCTGCGCTCGTACTTCGACTTGCGGTGACCTCGTTCTCGCCCTTGGCGGCCGAGATTCGCGACGAGATCGGCTTCTCCGCCTCGATCGTCGGTGTCTTCGGCATGGTTCCGACCGCAATGTTCGCCATCTTCGGTCTCGTCACTCCCGCCATCGCGAAATGTATCGGGCTCGAGCGAACGGCCCTCGTTGCGATGCTCATGGCCGGCGTCGGAATGTTGTTGCGCGCCATGATGTCTCAGACATGGTCGTTGCTGGCCCTCTCGGCTCTGGCACTGGCAGGCATGGGAATCGGCAATGTCGTGATCCCACCGTTGGTCAAGCGGTACTTCTCGGATCGCCTCGCCACCATGAGTTCGGTCTACATCGTGGCCGTGCAGATCGGCACCATCGTTCCGGCGTTTGTCGCAGTCCCGGTTGCCGACGCCTTCGGGTGGCGGTTCTCGATCGGCTGGTGGTCCGCCTTCGGCTTCGCCGCAGCAGTGCCGTGGTTGATCACCCTCGCTCGCTCGCGCAAGGCTCGCGCGAACGAAGCCGGGTCCGTCGAGAATGCATCGGATTCGGTTGCGGCAGTGGCAGAACAGCCACGCGGTCAGGTCTGGCGTTCTCCCGTGGCCTGGGGGATGGCCGGCATGTTCGGCATGACCTCACTGATCACGTATTCGATGTTCACGTGGATTCCCTCGATCCTTCGTGACGCCGGAGCCAGTGATGCCTTCGGCGGAACGATGGTCGGAATGTTCTCGGTGATCGGGCTCGTCGCAGCTTTCGGTGCACCGACGCTGTGCGCCCGCATGGCCAATCCCTTCCCTGTCGTGATCGCGTGTGCCGTCTGCTACCTGGTCGGCATGGGCGGGCTGTACTTTGCCCCGATGGCGGCGCCGGTCGTGTGGGTTGTCGTCCTGGGCCTCGGTCCGAGCACGTTCCCGATGTCGCTCACGCTGATCAACCTGCGTACTCGTTCGCACATCGGTTCCTCGGCACTGTCCGGCTTCACCCAGGGCATCGGCTACTCCGTTGCCTGCCTCGGTCCGCTCCTGTTCGGCGTTTTCCACGACGTGTCCGGTGGATACGCTGCGCCGTTCGGCCTGCTCGTCGTCGCTGTGATCGTGGTGCTCCTGGGCGCCTACCAGGCATGTAAGCCTCGGATGCTCGAGGATTCCTGGCACGCACCTGCGAAAAACTAG
- a CDS encoding uroporphyrinogen-III synthase: MSDDMPLAGFTVGITASRRAEEFATLLTRRGADVVHAPAIRIIPLADDRELERVTQQIISDPPEVVVATTGIGFRGWLEAADGWGEAENLGSALGSARLLARGPKAKGAIRAADLREEWSPASESSAEVLEHLLAEGVSGKRIAVQLHGATTEWEPIPDFCQVLREAGAEVIAVPVYRWEPPEDPTLLDRMIDAIASAGIDAVSFTSAPAVASMLMRADKTGDLGDILDAMRGPVAAMCVGPVTSAPLEALNVPTTAPARARLGALARHIVDELPQRANKIQAGEHEISIRGGCVVVDGEVKQLPPAAMSLIRTLGASPGRVVSRDELLASLPGGGGDTHAVETAVARLRACLGAPKAVQTVVKRGYRLALDPGDYVQNPGDYATR, from the coding sequence GTGAGTGACGACATGCCGTTGGCTGGATTCACGGTAGGTATCACTGCTTCGCGCCGCGCCGAGGAGTTCGCGACCTTGCTGACTCGTCGGGGAGCGGATGTCGTTCACGCTCCGGCGATTCGAATCATTCCGTTGGCCGACGACCGTGAGCTCGAAAGGGTGACACAGCAGATCATCTCGGATCCTCCCGAGGTGGTTGTCGCCACCACCGGGATCGGATTCCGGGGTTGGCTGGAAGCAGCCGACGGGTGGGGTGAGGCGGAAAATCTCGGATCCGCGTTGGGCTCGGCTCGTCTGCTCGCGCGAGGACCGAAGGCCAAGGGAGCAATCCGCGCGGCCGACCTTCGTGAGGAATGGTCACCGGCATCCGAGTCTTCCGCCGAGGTGCTCGAACATCTTCTGGCAGAAGGTGTCTCGGGAAAGCGGATCGCTGTACAACTGCATGGTGCGACCACCGAGTGGGAGCCGATTCCCGACTTCTGTCAGGTGTTGCGCGAGGCCGGCGCCGAGGTCATCGCGGTGCCCGTCTATCGATGGGAACCGCCGGAGGATCCGACGCTGCTCGACCGGATGATCGACGCCATAGCGTCAGCCGGAATCGACGCCGTCAGTTTCACCAGTGCACCGGCCGTAGCCTCGATGTTGATGCGCGCCGACAAGACCGGGGATCTCGGAGACATTCTCGACGCGATGCGGGGTCCGGTGGCGGCCATGTGCGTCGGCCCGGTCACCTCGGCGCCGCTCGAAGCGTTGAATGTACCGACCACAGCCCCGGCGCGGGCACGTCTGGGCGCGCTCGCGAGACACATCGTCGACGAACTCCCGCAGCGAGCCAACAAGATTCAAGCCGGCGAACACGAAATCAGCATTCGCGGCGGTTGCGTAGTCGTGGACGGTGAAGTGAAGCAATTGCCGCCGGCTGCGATGTCGTTGATCCGCACTCTCGGTGCCAGCCCCGGTCGAGTCGTCTCCCGCGACGAACTGCTGGCTTCTCTTCCCGGCGGCGGCGGCGACACCCATGCCGTCGAGACCGCCGTCGCCCGATTGCGCGCGTGCCTCGGCGCGCCCAAAGCCGTTCAGACGGTGGTCAAGCGGGGCTATCGACTTGCCCTCGACCCCGGCGACTACGTACAGAATCCCGGTGACTATGCAACGCGATGA
- a CDS encoding MGMT family protein has protein sequence MAATTEEQIEEVRRLIASIPAGFVATYGDIADAAGLSSARTVGWIMRTDSADLPWHRVLGASGKPSAHLAHRQIAKLELEGVPIKDGRIDLKKARYHF, from the coding sequence ATGGCAGCCACCACCGAAGAGCAGATCGAAGAGGTACGGCGCCTCATCGCGTCGATTCCGGCCGGTTTCGTGGCGACATACGGCGATATCGCTGATGCTGCAGGACTTTCCAGCGCTCGCACGGTCGGTTGGATCATGCGAACGGACTCTGCCGACCTGCCGTGGCATCGGGTTCTCGGCGCCTCCGGCAAACCGTCGGCGCACCTGGCTCATCGTCAGATCGCCAAGCTCGAACTCGAAGGCGTGCCGATCAAGGACGGTCGGATCGACCTGAAGAAAGCTCGGTATCACTTCTGA
- the nirD gene encoding nitrite reductase small subunit NirD, with protein sequence MSVIDAQIAKLDSDRLEWTSACPLSHLIPGRGVAVLLRGGEQVALFLLEDGTLRAVSNFDPYGRAAVMSRGLVGDRDGEPIVVSPLLKQAFSLVDGRALDDSSVALPVYGVRVWAGVVQVHSLQMQGVRSTVADAVS encoded by the coding sequence ATGAGTGTCATCGATGCGCAGATCGCCAAGCTGGATTCGGATCGACTCGAATGGACGTCGGCCTGCCCGCTGAGCCATCTGATCCCTGGACGCGGAGTTGCCGTGCTTCTTCGCGGCGGCGAGCAGGTGGCGCTGTTCCTACTCGAGGACGGCACACTCCGGGCTGTCAGCAACTTCGATCCGTACGGCCGCGCCGCGGTGATGTCTCGCGGACTCGTCGGCGACCGGGACGGTGAGCCGATCGTGGTCTCGCCACTGCTCAAGCAGGCGTTCTCGCTGGTCGACGGCCGGGCGCTGGACGACTCGTCGGTTGCGCTGCCGGTGTACGGCGTTCGCGTGTGGGCTGGAGTCGTTCAGGTACACAGCTTGCAGATGCAGGGTGTTCGCTCGACTGTCGCCGATGCAGTCTCGTGA
- a CDS encoding NTP transferase domain-containing protein — protein sequence MTVTPPTAALILAGGRGTRMGGVDKPGLLVHGRRLLDIALSATAHLDAVVVVGPHRPELDPGITQTQETPAGAGPVEAIWAGLSATRLPDDAVVVVLASDLPHIEAVSVDALIAATSTDSPVTCAVDENNRTQFLLSAWTFRELRQRLSTLRESSGLENQPMKAIVTEPFSTLRVTGTTDCDTPADIDRARNHPRLTIEQARAAVRNSLTALSPHWAALADSLGATLAQPLVALGDLPRSDVSAMDGYAVSGEGPWRIRTEIRIAGADGQLELGEGEAIRIATGAHLPLGVTSVIRDEYLSVDEPSRMVRRLPDAPHRNDARPRGEDWTTGFTIAPTGTAVTPAVVSAAASGEVFDALVRGPVRARVIVTGDEIRRTGPLREGQTRDSVGGILPYLLESNGLRCVADSHLRDTADSFERVLADATEQDLLVVIGATGGGAADEMRSALDRLGARTIVGRVASRPGGSQITAVLPSGRVVLGLPGNPYAAVTTLLTMLPTVVAALTGSDTPPPLLGIIENAAAVTSDAVRLLPVTQSADGRWRAEPSVRTAHLAGLIGRSAFALVPPHAEDDAVAEVVVLPR from the coding sequence ATGACCGTCACGCCGCCGACCGCCGCCCTCATTCTGGCGGGTGGTCGCGGGACCCGAATGGGTGGTGTCGACAAACCCGGCCTGCTCGTTCACGGCCGCAGGCTCCTCGACATCGCGCTTTCAGCGACGGCGCATCTGGACGCCGTCGTCGTGGTCGGTCCACATCGCCCTGAACTTGATCCTGGCATCACTCAAACTCAGGAAACTCCGGCCGGAGCCGGCCCTGTCGAGGCGATCTGGGCCGGATTGTCTGCGACCCGGTTACCCGACGACGCCGTGGTGGTGGTCCTGGCGTCCGATCTGCCGCACATCGAGGCCGTATCAGTCGACGCTTTGATAGCTGCCACGTCGACGGACAGTCCGGTGACGTGTGCCGTGGACGAGAACAACCGAACCCAATTCCTGCTCTCCGCGTGGACATTTCGCGAGCTCCGGCAACGCCTGTCCACATTGCGGGAGAGTTCGGGGTTGGAGAATCAACCTATGAAAGCGATTGTCACCGAGCCGTTCTCGACGCTGCGTGTCACTGGTACCACTGACTGCGACACACCGGCGGACATCGACCGCGCGCGAAACCATCCGCGCCTGACGATCGAGCAAGCCCGCGCCGCCGTCAGGAACTCACTGACAGCATTGTCACCACACTGGGCCGCCCTCGCCGACAGTCTCGGAGCAACGCTCGCGCAGCCTCTCGTCGCCCTGGGTGATCTTCCTCGATCCGATGTCTCGGCGATGGACGGGTACGCCGTCTCCGGCGAGGGTCCCTGGCGAATCCGCACCGAGATCCGTATCGCGGGCGCCGACGGGCAACTCGAACTCGGTGAAGGCGAAGCGATTCGCATTGCCACGGGAGCACACCTGCCCCTCGGCGTCACCTCGGTGATTCGTGACGAGTATCTGTCCGTCGACGAGCCATCTCGGATGGTACGGAGACTGCCGGATGCGCCGCACCGCAACGACGCTCGACCACGAGGGGAAGATTGGACCACCGGATTCACGATCGCCCCGACTGGTACCGCGGTGACTCCGGCGGTGGTCTCCGCAGCTGCCAGCGGTGAAGTGTTCGACGCCCTCGTCCGTGGTCCGGTACGGGCACGCGTGATAGTCACCGGCGACGAGATCCGGCGGACCGGTCCACTGCGTGAAGGTCAGACCCGCGACTCCGTCGGTGGGATTCTCCCCTACCTACTGGAAAGCAACGGCCTACGGTGCGTGGCGGATTCGCACCTGAGGGACACGGCCGACAGTTTCGAGCGTGTACTGGCGGATGCGACTGAACAGGACCTGCTTGTTGTCATTGGTGCCACGGGCGGCGGCGCTGCCGACGAAATGCGCAGTGCGCTCGATCGACTCGGCGCTCGCACGATTGTCGGGCGAGTCGCCTCGCGCCCGGGCGGATCTCAGATAACGGCTGTCCTGCCCAGTGGTCGGGTGGTTCTCGGCCTCCCCGGCAACCCGTACGCCGCAGTGACCACCCTGTTGACGATGCTGCCCACCGTCGTGGCCGCCTTGACGGGAAGCGACACCCCACCGCCACTGCTCGGCATCATCGAGAACGCCGCTGCGGTGACTTCCGATGCGGTACGCCTACTGCCGGTCACACAATCCGCCGACGGTCGCTGGCGCGCCGAACCGTCTGTACGTACCGCACACCTGGCGGGGTTGATCGGGCGCTCCGCGTTTGCACTCGTTCCGCCACACGCGGAAGACGATGCCGTCGCCGAAGTGGTTGTCCTCCCACGCTGA
- a CDS encoding sirohydrochlorin chelatase has protein sequence MQRDDDVLVLVAHGTRSARGVEMVAALADAVGTGVGRTRVAFVDVLGPSPSEVLRDTPGRAILVPAFLASGYHVHTDVRREVAISEHSAVSVTPALGPDPALARVLLRRLTEAGWNPGDATVLAAAGSSDARALRDVERAALMLAEAAGTRVDIGYIATGEPKVADVVAAARVRGAKRVFVASYLLAHGLFHERLHAAGADGVTEPLGVDPGVVDLVVNRYESARRELVSLHDVSLRNADVCRPGRSSS, from the coding sequence ATGCAACGCGATGACGATGTCCTCGTCCTGGTAGCTCATGGCACGCGTAGTGCACGTGGCGTGGAAATGGTTGCCGCACTGGCCGACGCCGTCGGCACGGGCGTCGGACGCACGCGCGTTGCCTTTGTCGATGTGCTCGGTCCGTCACCTTCGGAAGTCCTCCGGGACACTCCGGGGCGAGCGATTCTCGTACCGGCGTTCCTGGCGTCCGGCTACCACGTTCACACCGATGTTCGACGCGAAGTGGCGATCAGTGAGCACTCGGCTGTGAGTGTGACGCCCGCACTCGGACCCGATCCGGCGCTTGCACGCGTGCTGCTTCGGCGCTTGACCGAAGCGGGGTGGAATCCGGGTGACGCGACAGTGCTTGCTGCCGCCGGGTCGTCCGATGCGCGGGCGCTGCGAGACGTCGAGCGTGCTGCGCTGATGCTTGCCGAAGCGGCGGGGACTCGTGTCGACATCGGGTACATCGCGACCGGGGAGCCGAAGGTAGCCGATGTTGTTGCAGCAGCACGCGTTCGCGGCGCGAAGCGAGTTTTTGTCGCCTCGTACCTCCTCGCGCACGGGCTGTTCCACGAAAGGTTGCACGCTGCAGGAGCCGATGGTGTGACCGAACCGCTCGGCGTCGATCCGGGAGTGGTGGACCTTGTCGTGAATCGGTATGAGAGTGCGCGAAGGGAACTAGTATCGCTGCATGACGTCTCACTCCGTAACGCCGACGTATGCCGACCTGGTCGCAGCAGTTCGTGA
- the nirB gene encoding nitrite reductase large subunit NirB → MSKSVVVIGHGMVGHRFVEALRSRDEANNWSVTVLCDEQYAAYDRVGLSSYVGAWDPKELALAGNDYDGDSLVDLRVGEGALSIDKDARTVTTTTGETISYDALVMATGSYPFVPPVPGHEGDGCFVYRTLDDLDGIRAAAEKAGPGAVGVVVGGGLLGLEAANALSLMGMTAHVVEHNARLMPMQVDEGGGALLARLVTELGLTVHTGVGTAGISQADNGIVVELSDGSTIDASLLVFSAGVRPRDQLARDAGIAVGERGGILTDLGCVTSDENIYAVGECAAVEGRCYGLVAPGYTTAEIVADRLLGGAADFPGADMSTKLKLMGVDVASFGDAMATSPGALEVVLSDASKGTYAKLVVSDDAKILLGGILVGDASAYASLRPLVGRELPGDPATLISPAGEKPGAGSLPDDAEVCSCNAVTKGAICGAIAAGACDIASVKACTSAGTTCGGCLPTVKQLLADSGVVMSKALCEHFAQSRAELFQIVQSTQTRTFSALIAKYGKGAGCDICKPVVASILASTDSDHILHRQQASLQDTNDHFLANIQKNGTYSVVPRMPGGEVTGEQLIVIGEVARDFGLYTKVTGGQRIDLFGARVEQLPAIWKRLVDAGMESGQAYGKSLRTVKSCVGSSWCRYGVQDSVGMAVDLENRYRGLRSPHKIKFGVSGCARECAEARGKDVGVIATENGWNLYVGGNGGQSPKHAQLLAGGLDDATLVKYIDRYLMFYIRTADRLQRTAPWVESLEGGLDHLKAVICEDSLGIGEELEALMAKHVEGYQDEWAGVLGDPEKLSRFVSFVNAPEEADPTVVFDETGVRKVPVLMGMPSIPTRR, encoded by the coding sequence ATGAGCAAGTCGGTTGTTGTCATCGGACACGGAATGGTCGGACACCGATTCGTCGAGGCACTGCGTTCGCGCGACGAAGCGAACAACTGGTCGGTGACCGTACTCTGCGACGAGCAGTACGCAGCGTACGACCGAGTCGGGCTGTCCTCGTACGTCGGAGCGTGGGACCCCAAGGAATTGGCACTGGCCGGCAACGATTACGACGGCGACAGCCTGGTCGACCTCCGTGTGGGGGAAGGCGCGCTCTCGATCGACAAAGATGCACGCACGGTCACGACGACAACCGGCGAGACGATCTCCTACGACGCTCTGGTGATGGCGACCGGTTCGTATCCGTTCGTGCCACCCGTGCCGGGGCACGAGGGCGACGGATGTTTTGTCTACCGCACCCTCGACGACCTCGACGGTATCCGGGCCGCCGCCGAGAAGGCTGGTCCTGGCGCTGTCGGCGTCGTGGTGGGCGGAGGTTTGCTTGGACTCGAGGCCGCAAATGCTCTCTCGCTCATGGGAATGACGGCACACGTCGTCGAACACAATGCGCGATTGATGCCGATGCAGGTCGACGAGGGTGGTGGCGCACTGCTCGCTCGCCTCGTCACCGAACTCGGGCTCACTGTCCACACCGGTGTCGGGACGGCGGGAATTTCGCAGGCCGACAATGGAATCGTGGTCGAACTCTCCGACGGCTCCACCATCGACGCGTCGCTGCTCGTCTTCTCCGCCGGAGTACGTCCGCGTGATCAGCTGGCCCGCGACGCCGGCATCGCAGTGGGGGAGCGCGGTGGCATTCTGACCGACCTCGGCTGCGTGACGTCGGACGAGAACATCTATGCCGTCGGCGAATGTGCTGCGGTGGAAGGCCGTTGCTACGGTCTGGTCGCTCCCGGTTACACGACGGCCGAGATCGTGGCCGATCGTCTGCTGGGCGGCGCCGCGGATTTCCCGGGCGCGGACATGTCCACCAAGCTCAAGCTCATGGGCGTCGACGTCGCCAGTTTCGGTGACGCGATGGCGACCTCACCGGGCGCCCTCGAAGTCGTCCTCAGCGACGCGTCCAAGGGGACGTACGCAAAGCTCGTGGTCTCCGACGACGCGAAGATCCTGCTCGGCGGCATTCTTGTCGGTGACGCATCGGCCTACGCGTCGCTGCGCCCGCTGGTCGGTCGCGAACTACCCGGTGACCCGGCGACATTGATCTCGCCTGCGGGGGAGAAGCCGGGTGCAGGCTCGCTGCCCGACGACGCCGAGGTGTGCTCGTGCAACGCCGTGACGAAGGGAGCCATCTGCGGTGCAATCGCAGCCGGCGCATGCGACATCGCTTCGGTGAAGGCGTGCACCAGCGCCGGAACCACTTGTGGCGGTTGCCTTCCCACCGTGAAGCAGCTGCTGGCCGATTCCGGCGTCGTGATGTCGAAGGCACTGTGCGAACATTTCGCGCAGTCGCGGGCCGAGTTGTTCCAGATCGTCCAGTCGACGCAGACCAGAACCTTCTCGGCGCTGATCGCCAAGTACGGCAAGGGCGCCGGTTGCGACATCTGCAAGCCCGTAGTCGCTTCGATTCTGGCATCGACGGACTCCGATCACATCCTGCACCGCCAGCAGGCGTCGTTGCAGGACACCAACGATCACTTCCTCGCGAACATCCAGAAGAACGGTACGTACTCCGTGGTACCTCGGATGCCGGGCGGCGAGGTCACGGGTGAGCAACTCATCGTCATCGGAGAAGTGGCGCGAGACTTCGGCTTGTACACGAAGGTGACCGGCGGTCAGCGCATCGACTTGTTCGGTGCCCGCGTCGAACAGTTGCCCGCGATCTGGAAGCGCCTCGTCGACGCCGGGATGGAATCGGGTCAGGCGTACGGCAAGTCCCTCCGGACGGTCAAGAGTTGCGTCGGTTCGAGTTGGTGCCGCTACGGTGTCCAGGATTCGGTGGGTATGGCCGTCGACCTCGAGAATCGCTACCGCGGTCTGCGTTCGCCGCACAAGATCAAGTTCGGCGTCTCGGGTTGCGCCCGTGAATGTGCCGAGGCGCGAGGCAAGGACGTCGGCGTCATCGCGACGGAGAACGGTTGGAATCTGTATGTGGGCGGTAACGGCGGACAGTCGCCCAAACACGCTCAGTTGCTTGCCGGAGGCCTCGACGACGCGACCTTGGTCAAGTACATCGACCGCTACCTCATGTTCTACATCCGTACTGCCGATCGCCTCCAGCGCACGGCGCCGTGGGTCGAATCACTCGAAGGCGGACTCGATCACCTCAAGGCCGTGATTTGTGAAGACAGCCTGGGTATCGGCGAGGAACTCGAGGCACTGATGGCCAAGCACGTCGAGGGTTACCAGGACGAATGGGCCGGTGTGCTGGGTGATCCGGAGAAATTGTCGAGGTTCGTCTCGTTCGTCAACGCACCGGAAGAAGCCGACCCGACGGTTGTGTTCGACGAGACCGGAGTGCGCAAGGTTCCGGTCCTGATGGGCATGCCGAGCATCCCCACGCGCCGGTAA
- a CDS encoding MFS transporter — MVSHYIEHWDAEDVDAWESGGKDIAKRNLIWSVVAEHVGFSIWSIWSVMVLFMPTDIYGIDAAGKFFLVAVPTLVGSVLRIPYTVATARFGGRNWTVMSALFLFVPTLLTLYLMMNPGASYTTFMLVAATAGIGGGNFASSMTNINAFYPQRLKGWALGLNAGGGNIGVPMIQLIGLLVIATVGNRAPWIVCAVYLVFIAAAAVGAALFMDNLGNQKSDLRSMAKALKFSESWVISFLYIGTFGSFIGFSFAFGQVLQINFLAGGATPAAAALHAAQIAFIGPLLGSIARPLGGKLADRIGGGKITMWTFVAMAFAASILVTAGTMDDNTAGVASAGIMVTFVLGFIALFLLSGIGNGSVYKMIPAIFEAKAQSFDHMDRSEKATWSRSISGALIGFAGAVGGLGGVGINLVLRASYSSPAKSATMAFWVFLAFYIACIAVTWFVFLRKPSTLTTDVDEAKVAVTA, encoded by the coding sequence CTGGTGAGTCATTACATCGAGCATTGGGATGCAGAGGACGTCGACGCCTGGGAATCCGGCGGCAAGGACATCGCGAAGCGGAACCTGATCTGGTCAGTGGTAGCCGAACACGTCGGCTTCTCGATCTGGTCGATCTGGTCCGTGATGGTGTTGTTCATGCCGACGGATATCTACGGCATCGACGCGGCCGGAAAGTTCTTCCTCGTCGCAGTGCCCACACTTGTCGGGTCGGTCCTCCGCATTCCCTACACGGTTGCCACCGCACGGTTCGGCGGTCGTAACTGGACCGTCATGAGTGCGCTGTTCCTCTTCGTGCCAACACTTCTCACGCTCTACCTGATGATGAACCCGGGTGCGTCGTACACCACGTTCATGTTGGTAGCGGCCACTGCAGGTATCGGCGGCGGCAACTTCGCGTCGTCGATGACAAACATCAATGCCTTCTACCCGCAACGCCTCAAGGGGTGGGCGCTCGGTCTCAATGCCGGCGGCGGCAACATCGGTGTGCCGATGATTCAGCTGATCGGTCTGCTGGTGATCGCCACCGTCGGTAACCGCGCTCCGTGGATCGTCTGCGCCGTCTATCTCGTGTTCATTGCGGCCGCCGCCGTCGGTGCCGCGCTGTTCATGGACAACCTGGGCAACCAGAAGTCGGACCTGCGCTCCATGGCCAAGGCACTCAAGTTCTCCGAGTCGTGGGTGATCAGCTTCCTGTACATCGGTACGTTCGGTTCCTTCATCGGATTCAGCTTCGCCTTCGGTCAGGTTCTGCAGATCAACTTCCTCGCCGGCGGTGCCACTCCGGCCGCGGCCGCGCTGCATGCAGCACAGATCGCCTTCATCGGCCCTCTCCTCGGTTCGATCGCTCGCCCCCTCGGCGGCAAACTGGCCGACCGGATCGGCGGCGGCAAGATCACCATGTGGACGTTTGTCGCCATGGCATTCGCGGCATCGATACTCGTGACGGCCGGAACGATGGACGACAACACCGCCGGCGTCGCCAGCGCCGGGATCATGGTGACATTCGTTCTCGGCTTCATCGCCCTGTTCCTGCTCTCGGGCATCGGAAACGGATCCGTCTACAAGATGATCCCGGCGATCTTCGAGGCGAAGGCTCAGAGCTTCGATCACATGGATCGAAGCGAGAAGGCAACGTGGTCGCGCAGTATCTCCGGCGCTCTCATCGGATTTGCCGGTGCGGTAGGCGGTTTGGGCGGCGTCGGTATCAACCTGGTGCTGCGCGCGTCGTACAGCAGCCCCGCGAAGTCGGCGACCATGGCCTTCTGGGTGTTCCTGGCCTTCTACATCGCCTGCATCGCAGTCACCTGGTTCGTCTTCCTGCGCAAGCCGTCGACGCTGACCACAGACGTCGACGAGGCGAAGGTCGCAGTCACGGCGTGA
- a CDS encoding maleylpyruvate isomerase family mycothiol-dependent enzyme: MTSHSVTPTYADLVAAVRESDVKAQALIGALTEEQAREPSGLPGWSRGHVVTHMSRNADALGRFVAGVQGGESGEMYPGGPDARNAAIEEGADRPAELLALDYRFSGTRLVDALCEIPTDRLDTPVPWRKPVTAFDLPILRWNEIEIHLMDLDIGYTCHDWPAEFVEFTLASQLGALETAVPGVRVPSLSDAETLAWLVGRPTRVGLPTLPAWPF, from the coding sequence ATGACGTCTCACTCCGTAACGCCGACGTATGCCGACCTGGTCGCAGCAGTTCGTGAATCCGACGTCAAGGCACAGGCTCTCATCGGTGCACTGACCGAAGAGCAGGCGCGGGAGCCCTCCGGGCTCCCCGGGTGGAGTCGGGGACACGTCGTGACGCACATGTCGCGCAACGCCGACGCGCTGGGCAGATTTGTTGCCGGCGTGCAGGGCGGCGAATCGGGGGAGATGTATCCAGGGGGGCCGGATGCGCGCAATGCTGCAATCGAAGAGGGCGCAGATCGCCCGGCTGAATTGTTGGCCCTCGACTACCGCTTCTCGGGAACGAGGCTGGTCGACGCGTTGTGCGAGATCCCGACAGATCGACTGGACACACCGGTGCCGTGGCGCAAACCTGTGACGGCATTCGATCTACCGATCCTGCGCTGGAACGAGATCGAGATTCACCTGATGGACCTCGACATCGGTTACACCTGCCACGACTGGCCTGCCGAGTTCGTGGAATTCACTCTCGCCAGTCAGTTGGGCGCACTCGAGACGGCGGTCCCGGGTGTACGAGTGCCGTCACTGTCCGACGCGGAGACCTTGGCCTGGTTGGTTGGGAGGCCGACGAGGGTGGGGCTGCCGACTCTCCCTGCCTGGCCGTTCTGA